CGTGTCGGTTGGTCGTCCGAGGGGCCGATCAACCTTCGGACTTCGGACGAACTGAGACTGGCCCGGACGATATGACACAAATGCCGACCAAAGGAGCAACAGGGAGTCGATCTTGTGGCTCAGGATGGGGGCAGCGCGCACCAACATGCCATCCGAGTCGACATCAGTGGCGCGTTCACCGTAAAGAGAAGAAGGAAACTATGGCGCACACCGCCTTGCTGCATGTCACCGCTAAACCCGGCCGCGGGTCGGAAGTCATCTCGTACTACCAGGCAACGCTGTCCGCTACCCGATCCCGACCGGGGCTCATCGGGCTCCGCGTCGTGCGCAATGTGGAGGACGTGAACAAGTTCCTGCTCATCGAGCAGTGGGATTCGAAGGCGGACCAAGCTGCCTACGCCGAATGGCGCTCCACCACCCCCGAGGTCATGGCCGCGTTCGGCGAGATGATCGACTCGTTCTCCCTCGATTGGTGGGATGAGGTCAACGCATAGGACAACCGTCTAGAGCAACCTCGTCCCGTCGAAGGCACCGTTGCCAGGAGCCTCCGTCGACCGCCGAGAGCCGTTGGCTGGACAACCGAATTTGCTGAGACCGTGCCATCGTCGAGACGCCAACCGGTCACGGCCAACCCAAATTCGCAGGTCCCACTCCCAGAGGACACCTTTCATGACGTTCGAGAGGTTGCTCCCGCGGTGCGGGAGTGGCCCAATCGGGCCCGGCACCAGCGTTCTATGCTCCTTCCTCGTACACTCACGACAATTCTGGCCGAGTAATTGTGATAACGTCCGCGAATGGTGACAGTCGATCTTGTGACCGGCGTGCTCGAGACGCTGAGCGCACGATGTGCGATCGCTGGGCACAGATCCGGATCTGGAGACTGGGCGGTTTCTAGCGAACGTTGCGAATCATTGAGTTGCCAGTCGGCGGTCCCATCGTCGCATGAGCTGTGCTGGTGTGCGATCCGCCAGGCACAGGCGTGGTCGCGAGTTCATTTCCGCTGTTACCTGAGCGAGGTGGGCGGCGGTGATGAGCGAGAGGTCGGTGCCCTTCGGAAAGTACTGTCTCAAGAGGCCGTTGGTGTTTTCGTTGCTGCCTCGCTGCCAGGGTGAGTGTGGATCCGCGAAGTAGATTTTGATCTTGGTGGCCCGTTCGATCCGGTCGTGGTGAAACATCTCGTTGCCCTGGTCCCAGGTCAGTGTGCGACGCAGCGCTGGTGGCATGCCGGCGAACACAGCGATCAGTGCGTCACCGACGGATTGGGCCGAATGTCCGTCGGGCAGTGGGACCAGGACGGTGTGTCTGGTCTTGCGTTCGACCAGTGTTGCGATCGCAGACCGTTGTCCCGCACCGATGATGAGGTCACCTTCCCAGTGACCGACCTGACCGCGACGCTCGACCACGGCCGGCCGGCTTGAGATCGACTTCATCTTGGTCAACTGCTTCATCGCGCCTTCACGGGTTCGGCCCCTACCTCTGCGGTGGCGGTAGATACGGGCCGTACGCAGGTTGCTAGGGGTCGCGGCGCAGATCAGCCCGCGGTAGACGCCCGCGTAGATGGTCTCGGCGCAGACGTGCCAATCGGGTCGATTGCGGTAGCGGCGCCGCAGCCATCGACTGATCTGTCCCGGCGACCATCGGGTCTTGAGCTTGCCGGCGACCACTGCGCGAAGTTGGTCGTCCGCGGCGAATCGGTGCGGCTTGGGTCGCCGACGTCGCTCGTGGGCTTGGTTGTGGGCGAACCACGGCTGATATCTGCCGTCGGCCTTGCTGTTCCTGGCGATCTCCCGATAAACGGTCTGGAAGCTGCGACCGATGCGGGCAGCGATCGACTTCACCGGCTCTCCCCGGGCCAGCCCGTCGGCGATCTCGATCCGGTCGTCCTGATTGAGGTAGCGGTTGCTGATCGGCGTATCGACATAGCTCACGCTGCCAGCGTCGATGAACCACAGCGATCCGCAGCTCAAGGACACGCCGACCATCTCCGACGCCGCAGCCCCGGACAGGCCAGTTCGGATCAGCTCAAAATATCGTCGTTTGACCGCAGCCGGCATCTTGTTGGCAGCGAATCTAGGCATGTCGTACTCCGCTCGTCAGGATTCACGACGTTCGCTAGAAACCGCCCTGGCTCATCCGCTCTCCCCCGCCAGGCAGGGTAAAAATCCTGGCGGTTTCGCGAGGTGCGTTGTGGTTCCGGATCGTCGGCGAACTCGAGGCGTTTCTCGTATCGGCCGGCGAGGCGGTGATCTTGGATGGCCTCTCCGAGTTCGAATTCGGCACGCGGCCAGACATGGCGCCCACCCGAGCATCCCCGGGCGACCCGGTCTCACCCCTATCGGTAGACGATCGCAACGTGTGCGTGACGGCCCACATCGAAGTTTCTGGCGGCACCGATGCTTTCCTTCAGGGTGCTGTCCCGGCAATGACGCACGTCCGTGCGGACTCAACTGCTGGTCGCGCGATCGCTTGGCTGCTCGGAGAACTCGACGCCGAGATGAACCACGATCTGCCCGCGTCTCGCCGGGCGACCCAACAGATCGTCGAGCTCCTGTTCGTGCACGTGATCAGAGTGTGGATGACCGACGGTATGACGCTTCCCGCAGGGTGGATCCGCCTGCTCCGAGAACCCTTCCTGCTGCCGGCAGCGCGCCTCATCCACTCTCAGCCGAGGTTTCCCGTGACGGTCAGCGAATTGGCCCGCTCTTGCGGACTCTCACGCACCGTGTTCATCGAACGGTTCCGCGCAAGCGCAGGAGTGCCGCCCGCTGCGTACGTCTTCAACTGGAAGATGAGGCTAGCCACGACTCTGCTGGAGACGACGGACACGCCGATCGACCAAATAGCCCACCAATTGGGCTACTCCTCACCAAGTTCGTTCAACGTCGCTTTCAAACGCTGGGTCGGGTCGACGCCAGGAAAAAAGCGAAAGCTCGCATCTCGACGGTCAGCTACCGACGTTCAAGTCGCGGCACCCTGAAACCCGCAACCGTCTCGCGCCCTTGATGCGGCGCTCACTGGAATTCCCTGGTCTCGCTCAGCGAGATTAACTACGTGGTGACCGGTCGGGCGTAGCGGTTCCGGGAGTGGTGGTGCGGCTGTGCTCCCGGGTGCGGGTCATCCGGGCATCGACCATGATCACCATTCAACCGCCTCACATCGGCGACAAAGCGATGTTCAACGCCCGCATTGGCGTCAACAGCTGGTGGATAGCCAAAGCGCAGTCAGCGCTCGACGGTCGCGTACTCCCGGGACTTGCTTGCGTCGTCTTCAGGGTGTGCCGCCGTGACCGCGTAGAGGAAGCACTGCGGCGCCAGCGTGCGGACATGCACCGTCTCGACGTCCGGTTCGCCGAGCAGTCGCTCGAGGATTGGTTCCAGGTCGGCTTCGTTGGAAACGACGGTGTTGTGGTCGTAGTTCATCGTGTCATCAGCTCGGTAGGTGCGCAGGACTCGCGGGCCGGTAGCCAGTTGTTGGGGCAACTTTGTGACCGAGGTGGGGCCATCGCAGGGTGACGCGTGGATGTAGATCGGCCCGACCTCGGTCCACACCGACGGGTGGTCGAAGGGTGCGAAGGAGACCAACGCGATCTGCTCGCCCTGAACGGCGTAGCGCAAGCAGCAACGAAGCGGTTCCCCCTCGCCGGATGCGGCGAAGGGCAAGAGGAGATTGCCGTGGCCGTCCGCATTGGCGCTGAAGATGTCGTCGAGACGACGCGGTTCGATGGCATGCACGCGCAGAGAGGTCGTGGGGTTCATGCCACCTATCGTGGTCGGCCCGCTCTATCCATGCTGGCGGGTTTCGGACGCCGCATGCCCCGCATGTAGATGGAATGATGGTGATGAGATCTGACCACGGCCGACGCAACCTTGCCAAATCCTTTCGGCCCACCCGGGACCTTGTCATGTGAGTCCTCGGCGAGGTGGAAGACGTTGGGGGAGTGGTCTGGGTGCCGAGATTGTCGTGGGTCTCGCGGACCCCCTCGACGGCCCCGGCGAGAGCGTGACCGGCACGTCCGGATGGATGGCCTTCGAAGGTTGCGTCATCCCCAGATTCGGTATCACGGCAGCAGCAGCCAACTTGCTGACGTGGCTGTTATGCGTCCAGCAATACCTACCCGCGGCCTGACGAGAGGTCGCCCGCCTGCGGCTCAGTTGGCCGCCTCAGCCGGGGGCGCTATGACCTGCTGATCGCGGCGCAGTATCTCCCTGATCCAGATCGGCTTCATGACCGGACGGTTACAGGCAACCGCGATCCCTCTGCGGGTCCTATTGTCGGTATCCCTGGAGGCCGGCGGGGGTGACGATCAAGTGGACGTGGCCGACGACGGCTCCGGCCCAGCTGGGCCAGGCCGTGGTGGGGGCGATGGGGCGTCCGGCGGTGGTGCAGGTGTGCATGGAGTCGCCGGTGACGTAGTAGTTTCTGATTGTGCCGTTGATTTCCGTGTCGGCGCGGGCGATCGCGGTGGTGATCTGGGCGGTACAGATGACTTGCAGGGTGGTGGGGGCGGCGGCCGTCTGACCGGTGACCGGATTGACAGTGATCTGTCCCTTGGGGCTGTTGACGACCAGGGTCTGGTCACCAGCGACCTTTATGGTGCTGGCCCAAGACTCGTAGCTCGACCCGCTGGGGTCGGAGAGGGCGACGCTCCAGGTTGTTTTGCCCGTGCGGGGGTCGAACCCTTCCAGGGACACTGACGCCGCGGTCAGGATGTCCGTCATCTTCGTGCGGTTCAAGGTGACGGTGCTGGTCGCGCTCCACCGGCAGCGGACCGTTGACAGTGCGCTGTCCTCAGTGATGGCTTGGTCGGGGATGCACGCGTTGTCGATGCCCCCGGCCTGCCGCCAGAGGCGCGCTCCGGTCGTCAGGTTGAACCCGACCATTTCGGCGCCCTGCCCGAGATGAACGACGGTGCGACTCGCAGCGTCGGCGGAGGCTTGCCCGACGCTGCCGACGGCGAGGTGCGCAGGGGGAAAGGTCTGAAACCTCCAGCCGTAGTCGGTGCCGTAACCTGGCCCGAAGAGGTCGGAGAGCGGCTCTTTCCACAGCAGGCCGTTACCTACTTGGCGCGCGATCTGCTCGGGCGTGGACGGGTTCTGGATCGAGATCAGACCGTTGTCGCCGATGGGTCGCGAATTGATGGCCGATCGGGCGGGATCAATGCTAATAGTCCCGGTGTGAATGTTCATCCTTAGTCCAGCGCTGCCAGCCGAGGAGGAATCGGCAGTGAAACACACTTGGCCGGCGCATTCCTGCAGGCGATCCACAACGCTGATCTCCAGGAGCTCGTCGTCCTTGAGGATCGGCGTGTCGTCGTCGGTGTTGTACGTGTGGTTGATAAACTCGACGGACACGGTGTTGAGAGTGCCCTTGACGATCTGCTGGAAACCAGGTCGGCCATCGGCTTGATGTCCGTGTCGAAGTTGAGGACCGCGGTGGTCTGACTGCCGTCATCGGAGATCTTGAGGTCACTGGCGCGGCCGAGGACGTTCTCCGGCTCATCAGGGTTGTGACCCCACAGGAGCCGTGGGCTCTTCAGGAAGTTCTTGAAGTTCCAGCTCTCCTGCTCAACGACCTCCCCGTACCGATCGACCTGGTTCGTGCTGATCACGAACGTGACGCTCTTGGCGTCTTCGTTTACGGAGTAGGCCTTGGAGTTGACGAGCTTGCGCCGGAGCTTCTTCATCGGGTTGGTCCTAGCCGATACCCGAGATCTTCGCGCTGTGGACGATGCTTGGGGTGGTGCCGGAGACGGTCTCCACGATGCGGAGCTTGCTGGCGACGTTCGATACCACCAGGCGCTGGCTGCCGGCTGCTGTGGCAGCAGTGAAAGCTGCGCTGGGTACGTCGTTCCAGACGGTGCCGTCGACGCTGTCTTGGAACTTGACGGTCAGGCTTGGTGAGGTACCTGAAAACTGATTCGACGTTCAGCACGGCGACGAAGCCGCCGAAGTTGCCGGTATTGACTGAGGAGCTAGTTGCTGTAGCCGTTATGGCCGTACCTGGTGCGACGATTGTTGTGTTGGGGGTTCCTGGTTTGAGCATGATGGTCCTTGTTTAAATCTTCTGAATCCTACTGTAGAGCATCTTTGACGTGCAGGCAATAGTCCAACCGAGCTAAGCGTTCTTTTTAAAAAGACCATTTCGTGGTCATAAGAAAGATTACGACACCGAAAGAGTGAAACTTCGAATACCCGCCGTCTGACAGAAACAATTGAAGGCCCTGCGGCGATATACCTAGTGACACATTCGAACCTAGAGAAAGGAGAGCCGCATCATGGATACATGGACCAAGATCTACTACGCAATCGCTATCGCCTACTACGTAATCTACATTCTGAACACCGTACTTCAGTTTATCGGATGAGGGTGACGGGGTGAGAGCTACTGTCCTGGGGGAGGTTGGGGACGCCCAGCCTCCGACGGGACATTTACGCTCGAACAGGAAGTAGAACGCATCGGCAGTTGACGTGGAGTGGACAGCTCGGCACGTCGTCATAGTTCATGGCCATGGCCTGACCACCTGCCTCTAGCGTGTCGCCCTTGTCGAAGAAGTTGTCGTCTAGACCGACGATCGTGTGATCTAGGTCGTCGCAGAACGGGCAGACGTGTTCATCCTCCGCGGTAAACCACTCCTTGCCCTCAACGACTCCGCTCTGCTTCCAAGCCTGGATGTCACCGTAGCCCTGTGACCTGCTGACTTCGGTCCTGGCGATGCGGTCAGCGCGCATGGTGCTGGCGCTGCCCATGACGTTCTCGACCATTCCGCGCAGCTCGTAGGAGCTCTTACCGTCGACGACACTCTGGCTCAGGGCAGCCCGGAGCTGCTTCTCGGTTTCGTAGGTGACGTCCTTGGCAATCTTGATGCTGCGGTTCTGGAAGTACTCGACGATGGCTGGCGTGAACGGGTCGAACTGGCTCGCCTCGAGGCCGACGCCCTGGATCGCGTCCTGGCCGGCCTGGAGCAGTGTGGCGTGCACAACTGGCTGGATGGCCGTCTTGAAGCTCCCGGCGGCCTCAGCCCAGTCGAGGAGGTCCTGGAGCCAGTCCTTGCGGGTGTAGTTCTTCGTACCGATGCGTGTCGTGTCCAGGTGAGCGAGGATCTCGGCCTTCTGCTGGTTGAACTGGGCTGCCATCACGCTGACCATCTGAGCCTCGAACTGAGCGGCCGCTTGGTCGTACCTGGCCTTCTTATCGTTGCCCTGAGCTATGCGAGCGGCGGCCTGTTCCTTAGGCGTCAGCTCCTTCGTTGTGACCTGATTGGCTGCCTTCTCTTCTTCATGGCGGTAGTTGCCGTCCTCGTCGATCCAGAGGTCAGGGCTGTCGTGCCGGCCGCCGCATGGGATGGGCTGTCGATCCTCTTGCTTCGTGACCTCACCGGACGCATTGCAGCGGTAGCATTCGTAGCCGGTCTCGTCGTGCTCACCTTTTCCGGCGCAGCATCTACAGGTCGTCAGGTCGTTTTTTTAACCCCGACATGGGACTTCTTCGGTGTGTCAGAGGCTGGAGGAGCGCTTACAGGAGGCGATGCCAGCGGTGGCCGGGCTGTCCCATCGGCAATCGACGCCAGAGGAGCGTTCGTGTTCGACATGTACAGCGTCTCGCCAAGGCCGTCGGGGAGCGCCCCCATCCCGTACTTGGCACGGCCCTCGTTGATGGTCATGATCTTGCCGACGCTTTCGGTGACGGTCTTGAGCTTGGCGTCCTGGTCCTCGGGGACGGGGTTCACGAAGTCGAGCTCAAGGGTGGGGTCGTAGACCTTGACCAGGGTGACGTTGAGCTGGCGGACGAACTGGCGGATGCGTGGGACCACATTGGTGATGCCGTTCATGTAGATGCCAGCGTCCAGGTTGGCTCGGTTCACGTTCTCTACCTGGCCAAGCATGCCGGGGGACAGGCGCCACATCGACAAGATCTCCTTCATGGAGAACTCGCGGCTGGCCAGGAAGTCGAGGTCAGTCGGGCTGAGCATGTACGGCTTGGCGTCACCGCCCTCGATCAGCAGCGGCTTGTGGGCGTTCTCGGTGCCGGTGTGCTCGTCCACGAACTGCTGCTTCCAGCGGTTGTAAGCATCATCAGATAGGGGGTCGTTGGTGCTGAAGATCAAGCTTGGTCGGGCACCGTTGTCGAACACGCCGCGGTTCCACTGCTTCATCTGCTCATCGGTGTCGATGGCCAGGGCGCCGGCCTTGACGATCGACCGGCCGAAGAACGGGTTGGCTGGATCGGGGTTGAGATCACGGATGAAGGCAGGCAGCGGGTACTCGTGACCGGAGTATTTGACCGTGCTGCCGGTGTAGGTCGTGCCCAACTTGAACTGGACCAGATGAGCCGGGAAGATCTCGAGGGCGAGGGGGAGCTTGCCCTTGGCTGGCACGAAGTCAGCCGCACCCCGATCGAGCATGTGGATGTAGCTCTCGCCGACGAAGTTCATGTACGTGAAGTGCAGGTGGCGCATCTGCTCGCCTGTGTGGACGTTGTTCGGGTTGTCCAGCAGGTCGAGGATCTCGTGCTCCTTGACCTCTTCGCGGTCGCCGTCCTTCTTGATCTTGTAGAGCTTGAGCTCAACGGCGGCTGTGGGGTCGACGATGGCGCTGTTGGCGGCGAAGCACCAGCCAAGGTTCGCGGCCAGCTGGTCTTGCTTGGTCGAGTAGCTGTTGAGTCGGCCTGAACCACCGAGGCCCGCGAAGCCATCGTCCAGCGGGTGAACCACCCCGGCATGTCCGGACACCTACGGGTTTGAGAGCGCAGCGGTTTGCTGGGCTCTGATTTGAGCGTAGTGGGCCTGCTCGAGTTCGACCGGTGGGAGGTCGCCGTTGTGCTCGTACAGGCGGCGGTGGTTGAACCAGTCGACCCATTCCAGGGTGGCGACTTCGACCTGCTCGACGGTCCGCCACGGGCCGCGGGGCTTGATCAGCTCGGTCTTGTAGAGCCCGTTGATCGTCTCGGCCAGAGCATTGTCGAAACTGTCCCCGGTGCGACCAACGGAGGCGTCGATGCCGGCGTCGGCCAGCCGCTCGGTGAACGCCACAGACGTATATTGAGATCCGCGGTCGTTGTGGTGAATCAGCCCCGAAAGGTCCTGCACCCCTTCACGTTGCCGGGTCCAGATCGCGTGCTCGATGGCGTCCAGGACGAGTTGCGCGGTCATCGTGGTCGCCGATCGCCACCCCACGATCCGACGGGAGTAGGCATCGATCACGAACGCCACGTACACCCACCCGGACCACGTCGAAACATACGTGAAGTCGGCCACCCATAGGCGATCTGGCGCCTCCGGGTCGAAATGACGATCCACCAGATCACTGGCCCGTTGCGCTTGCGGGTCGGCGATAGTGGTGCGTTTGACCTTGCCCCGACGAGCCCCGACCAGACCGAGCCGGCGCATCAGCCGCTCCACCGTGCACCGGGCCACCGCGGTGCCCTCCCGGTTCAGCGTCAACCACACCTTCCGCGCCCCGTAGACGCCGTAGTTCTCCGCATGCACCGCACTGACCTGCGCGGACAGCGCCTCGTCCCGGACAGCGCGGGCGGAGGGCTGCTGGTGGGTGCGGTCGTAGTAGGTGGACGACGCGATCTTGCAGCCGTGCTCGGTGAGCACCCGGCAGATCGTCCCGACGCCGTATTCCGCCTTGTGCTGATCGATGTAGCTGATGATCACTTCTGTCGGCGGTCGAGCTCCGCCGCGAAAAAAGTTGACGCCGACTTCAATATCTCGTTGGCCCGCTTCAACTCTCGGTTCTCCGCCCGCAACTTCCGCAGCTCCTCCGCCGCCTCGGAGGACACCCCCGGCCGTTTGCCGGCATCGACCTCGGCGCGGCGGACCCAGTTCTGCACCGTCTGCGCAGTCCCGATCCCCAACTTCGCCGCGACCGACTCCACCGCCGCCCACTCCGACCCATGATCGGACCGGATCTCCGCCACCATCCGCACCGCCCGGTCCTTCAACTCGGCCGGGTACCGCTTCGACGTACTCGCCATGACTCCATCTTTCCTAACAAGAGGAGTGTCCGGACATGCCGGGGTGGTTCAAACCTGCGGCAATGTCGTCCTGAACGATTGGGTTGCTCATTAGAATAAGATCCAGTTGGTGCCGTTGGAGTAGAGCCGGTAGTAGCCGTAGGCGGTGTTGATGACTTTGGTAGAGGCTCCGTTGATCGTCTGAGATGAGGTCGTGCCAATCGTGATGTTGTTCGTGTTGGCTGAACCAGTCTCGTCGATGATGATGTACACCTGACCCGAGACTGACACCGCGGTCGGAAGGGTCACCGTTCGTGCTGCCGTCAGGGTCGCGTAGGCGACGAGGTAGTCGGTCACAAGCACCGTATAGGCGAGGTCGAAAACGGCCGTACGTTTGACGATCTGACCCCCGCCCAGAACGATCTGGCCGGTGGCGACGCTCTGCAGGATGAGCTGACCCGAACCCTTACCGTCGATGGACATTGCCTCGTTCGTCCCGGACGATCTGGAGGTAAGGGCTATGCCGCCGCCTGCAGCTGCACCCTTGACGTTCAAGCCAGTAGCCACCGACGTCGTAGATGCGTCGATGTTGAGAGTTGGGTTGGTGGTGCTGGCGTGTCCCCGGTGGATGAGGCCGAGTTGATTTAGAGTCCTGTTGCCCCAGGTGAGGGGCAGGAAGGACATGATCGGGATGGCTGGTAGGAAGCGTCATTCGGCGGAGGACATTGTTCGCAAGCTGCGCCGGGCGGATGAGTTGACCGCTGCGGGGAGGACGATGGAAGAGGTCGCCGCGGAGCTGGAGGTGTCGGCGCCGACGTTGTACAACTGGCGCCGGCAGTACGGCGGGTTGGACGGCGACTCCGCGAAAGAACTCAAGGACCTCCGAGAACAGAACAGCCGACTGAAGCGGCTGCTGGCCGAAGCGGAGCTGGAGAAGGACGCCTTGCGGGAGGTGGCCAAGGGAAAATTCTGAGCCCGGCAGTGGCACGCCGCGCGGTGGACATGCTCATCGACACAATGAAGCTGTCACAGCGGTTGGCGTGCAAAGCTGTTGGGCTCAACCGGTCCACCTACCAGCGCCGCCCGATCGCCCAAACCCCCGCGGACCCGGACGCTGACCTGCGGGCCTGGCTGCGCCGCTACGCCACCGGGCACCCGCTGCACGGGTTCCGGCGAGCCTGGGCTGCGTTGCGGCACGACGAGGGCCGGCAGGTGAACAAGAAAAAGGTCCACCGCCTCTGGATGGACGAAGGACTGCAGGTGAGGATCTACCACCCCCGCAAACGCGTCGGCATCAACAGCGTCCCGCAGATCGCGGCGGACGCGCCGAAGGTGGTGTGGGCCATCGACTTCCAATACGACTCGACCGTCGACGGGAAGGCCATCAAGATCGCGTCGATGATCGACGAACACACCCG
This window of the Nakamurella panacisegetis genome carries:
- a CDS encoding DUF1203 domain-containing protein, producing MNPTTSLRVHAIEPRRLDDIFSANADGHGNLLLPFAASGEGEPLRCCLRYAVQGEQIALVSFAPFDHPSVWTEVGPIYIHASPCDGPTSVTKLPQQLATGPRVLRTYRADDTMNYDHNTVVSNEADLEPILERLLGEPDVETVHVRTLAPQCFLYAVTAAHPEDDASKSREYATVER
- a CDS encoding helix-turn-helix domain-containing protein, with amino-acid sequence MRSPPPGRVKILAVSRGALWFRIVGELEAFLVSAGEAVILDGLSEFEFGTRPDMAPTRASPGDPVSPLSVDDRNVCVTAHIEVSGGTDAFLQGAVPAMTHVRADSTAGRAIAWLLGELDAEMNHDLPASRRATQQIVELLFVHVIRVWMTDGMTLPAGWIRLLREPFLLPAARLIHSQPRFPVTVSELARSCGLSRTVFIERFRASAGVPPAAYVFNWKMRLATTLLETTDTPIDQIAHQLGYSSPSSFNVAFKRWVGSTPGKKRKLASRRSATDVQVAAP
- a CDS encoding PQQ-binding-like beta-propeller repeat protein, giving the protein MDRLQECAGQVCFTADSSSAGSAGLRMNIHTGTISIDPARSAINSRPIGDNGLISIQNPSTPEQIARQVGNGLLWKEPLSDLFGPGYGTDYGWRFQTFPPAHLAVGSVGQASADAASRTVVHLGQGAEMVGFNLTTGARLWRQAGGIDNACIPDQAITEDSALSTVRCRWSATSTVTLNRTKMTDILTAASVSLEGFDPRTGKTTWSVALSDPSGSSYESWASTIKVAGDQTLVVNSPKGQITVNPVTGQTAAAPTTLQVICTAQITTAIARADTEINGTIRNYYVTGDSMHTCTTAGRPIAPTTAWPSWAGAVVGHVHLIVTPAGLQGYRQ
- a CDS encoding IS3 family transposase (programmed frameshift); protein product: MAGRKRHSAEDIVRKLRRADELTAAGRTMEEVAAELEVSAPTLYNWRRQYGGLDGDSAKELKDLREQNSRLKRLLAEAELEKDALREVAKGKILSPAVARRAVDMLIDTMKLSQRLACKAVGLNRSTYQRRPIAQTPADPDADLRAWLRRYATGHPLHGFRRAWAALRHDEGRQVNKKKVHRLWMDEGLQVRIYHPRKRVGINSVPQIAADAPKVVWAIDFQYDSTVDGKAIKIASMIDEHTRQSMLHIVERSITADRLVTHLQQAFDECGGPPRVLRMDNGPEFISDALQDFCRNKVGLIYIPPGTPWNNGHIESFNNRLRRECLNRNHWTNLREARVVIGDFKEDHNHRHRHSALGYLTPAEYGAQCTHTHQTVGCEIEPSTPRL
- a CDS encoding putative quinol monooxygenase, coding for MAHTALLHVTAKPGRGSEVISYYQATLSATRSRPGLIGLRVVRNVEDVNKFLLIEQWDSKADQAAYAEWRSTTPEVMAAFGEMIDSFSLDWWDEVNA
- a CDS encoding phage minor head protein, with product MAAQFNQQKAEILAHLDTTRIGTKNYTRKDWLQDLLDWAEAAGSFKTAIQPVVHATLLQAGQDAIQGVGLEASQFDPFTPAIVEYFQNRSIKIAKDVTYETEKQLRAALSQSVVDGKSSYELRGMVENVMGSASTMRADRIARTEVSRSQGYGDIQAWKQSGVVEGKEWFTAEDEHVCPFCDDLDHTIVGLDDNFFDKGDTLEAGGQAMAMNYDDVPSCPLHVNCRCVLLPVRA
- a CDS encoding IS3 family transposase (programmed frameshift) — protein: MASTSKRYPAELKDRAVRMVAEIRSDHGSEWAAVESVAAKLGIGTAQTVQNWVRRAEVDAGKRPGVSSEAAEELRKLRAENRELKRANEILKSASNFFRGGARPPTEVIISYIDQHKAEYGVGTICRVLTEHGCKIASSTYYDRTHQQPSARAVRDEALSAQVSAVHAENYGVYGARKVWLTLNREGTAVARCTVERLMRRLGLVGARRGKVKRTTIADPQAQRASDLVDRHFDPEAPDRLWVADFTYVSTWSGWVYVAFVIDAYSRRIVGWRSATTMTAQLVLDAIEHAIWTRQREGVQDLSGLIHHNDRGSQYTSVAFTERLADAGIDASVGRTGDSFDNALAETINGLYKTELIKPRGPWRTVEQVEVATLEWVDWFNHRRLYEHNGDLPPVELEQAHYAQIRAQQTAALSNP
- a CDS encoding phage portal protein; translated protein: MSGHAGVVHPLDDGFAGLGGSGRLNSYSTKQDQLAANLGWCFAANSAIVDPTAAVELKLYKIKKDGDREEVKEHEILDLLDNPNNVHTGEQMRHLHFTYMNFVGESYIHMLDRGAADFVPAKGKLPLALEIFPAHLVQFKLGTTYTGSTVKYSGHEYPLPAFIRDLNPDPANPFFGRSIVKAGALAIDTDEQMKQWNRGVFDNGARPSLIFSTNDPLSDDAYNRWKQQFVDEHTGTENAHKPLLIEGGDAKPYMLSPTDLDFLASREFSMKEILSMWRLSPGMLGQVENVNRANLDAGIYMNGITNVVPRIRQFVRQLNVTLVKVYDPTLELDFVNPVPEDQDAKLKTVTESVGKIMTINEGRAKYGMGALPDGLGETLYMSNTNAPLASIADGTARPPLASPPVSAPPASDTPKKSHVGVKKTT
- a CDS encoding IS30 family transposase; this encodes MPRFAANKMPAAVKRRYFELIRTGLSGAAASEMVGVSLSCGSLWFIDAGSVSYVDTPISNRYLNQDDRIEIADGLARGEPVKSIAARIGRSFQTVYREIARNSKADGRYQPWFAHNQAHERRRRPKPHRFAADDQLRAVVAGKLKTRWSPGQISRWLRRRYRNRPDWHVCAETIYAGVYRGLICAATPSNLRTARIYRHRRGRGRTREGAMKQLTKMKSISSRPAVVERRGQVGHWEGDLIIGAGQRSAIATLVERKTRHTVLVPLPDGHSAQSVGDALIAVFAGMPPALRRTLTWDQGNEMFHHDRIERATKIKIYFADPHSPWQRGSNENTNGLLRQYFPKGTDLSLITAAHLAQVTAEMNSRPRLCLADRTPAQLMRRWDRRLATQ
- a CDS encoding HK97 family phage prohead protease, producing the protein MKKLRRKLVNSKAYSVNEDAKSVTFVISTNQVDRYGEVVEQESWNFKNFLKSPRLLWGHNPDEPENVLGRASDLKISDDGSQTTAVLNFDTDIKPMADLVSSRSSRALSTPCPSSLSTTRTTPTTTRRSSRTTSSWRSALWIACRNAPAKCVSLPIPPRLAALD